The Saccharopolyspora gregorii genomic interval GATTCCTGCTGGCCGGCGACGAAGAACGGGAACGCGGGGTTGCGCCGGTCGGAGCTGAACCTCGGGTCGGAGAGCACGAATCGGACGTCCTCGTGCCGGGTGAGCACCCACGCTTCGCCGCCGATCGGTGTCCGGACGCGGGAGATGGGGTTGGTCTCGCGCAACCGCACGTACTCCTCGGGCGGGGCGTGCGGACACCGCCTCGCGACCGGGAAGTCCCGCACGGCTTGTTCGGTGGTGTCGGGCATGGGCGCTGCCTCCCAGGCGGAGATACGGAAGGAAATCTTCCGGTTATGGCTCCCACGGTACTGAAGCGGAAGATTTCCGTCCACCTCCGATCGGGCGGATGCGACAATACGAGCCGTGACCACGGACTTCTCGGCTTCGCCGGGCGAACCACCGCTGCGCGCCGACGCCCGCCGCAACCGGGACCAGATCATCGGCGCGGCCAAATCGCTGTTCACCTCGGACGGCCCCGAGGTGCCGATGGAGGAGATCGCGCGCAGCGCGGGCGTCGGCGTCGGCACCCTCTACCGGCGGTTCCCGGACCGCGAATCGCTGATCCGGGCGGTGGCCAGGGACAACTTCGCGAACACGCTCGCGCAGGCCGAAGCGGCGGCCGTGGAAGAACCCACCGGCTGGGACTCGCTGGTCCGGCTCCTCAAGAGCTCCGACGAGCTGCAGCTCAGCGTGCACCTCGGCATGTCCTCGCCGCGCGCCTGGGAGATCGTCAAGGGCGACGAGATCACCCAGCGGCTGCGGAACTCGTTGCTGGCCACGCTCGACTCGGTCGTCGCCACCGCGCAGGCCGAGGGGTCGCTGCGGGCCGACGTGGGCGCGGGTGACATCGCCGCGATCTTCGCGATGCTGCTGCGGCGTCCCGGGCCGGACCACCCCGACTCGCAACGCCTCGCCGAACGCGCCCTGCAGGTCATGCTCGACGGGCTCCGCACGCCCGGACGCCCCGGCGCCGGGCTGCCCGGCGAACCGATCTCGGTGTCCGAGATCCCCCTCCTCAAGCGCGACAAGCGACCCGCCCGCGACGGGTGAGCCGCACCCGGGTGGAGACGGATCTCCACCCGGAATACGGTTCGCGCCCCACGACTCCGGCCGCCGGAATTCCTAACGTCATCGACGACACGAGGAACTCCGAACGGGGAGGTGCGGATCCGTGAGCGGTCCCATCGAAATTATCTTGATCGTCGCGCTGATCGGCTACGTGCTGGTCCGACGGTTCACCGGAGAACCGGTCGAGGGCAAGCGGATGCTGCTGGTGCCCGCGGTCATCGCGGTGGTGGGCGCGGTGAACCTGCGGGAGGTGCCGCACTCGCCCGCCGCCATCGGGATGCTGGTGGCCACGGCCGTGATCAGCGTGGTGCTGGGGGTGCTGCGCGGGTTCAGCGTCCGCATCTACGAGCGGGACGGCCACGCGATGATGCGCTACACCTGGGTGACCGCGGTGCTGTGGGTGGTGAACATCGCCGTGAAGCTCGGTTCGGGGCTGCTCGCCGGAGCCGTGGGGCTGCACGCGGGCGGCGGCATCACGTTCAGCCTCGGGCTCACCGTGCTCGCCGAGGGCGTGGCGATCCTGGCCAAGGGCGTGCGCGGCACCGGGCGGATCCCGTGGTCGCGGGGGCGCGGCGACGCGGCACCGACCCCCTCGCCGATGCTGGACTCGATGCAGCGCAAGGCGCGGGACGCGGGTGACCTGCGCGGGATGCGGAGCTTCGCCCCGGTGCTCGACGGACTCCGCGACGCCGCCGCCGACCGGCGGAACGCGCACCCCGGTGCCCGGCGGTGACGAGCCCCGGAGGAACATCGCGGCCGATGACCACGACCTCGCCCGGCCAGCGCGCGCTGCGGGCCACCGATCAGCTGCTGCGCCCCCTGGTTGTCGTCTTCCTCGCCGCGCTGCTGGTGGTCCAGCTGCGGGAGGCCCCGCCCGCCCACTTCACCGGCCTGGTCTGGGTGACAAGCGCGGTGACGGTCGTGGCGGCGTGCGCGGCGGCGGTGCCGTGGCGCGGCGGACCCGAGTGGGCCCGGGTGGCGCTGGTGGCGGTGTACGCGCTGGCGGGCGCGATGGTGTTCGCGCTCGCGCCCCGGACCGTCGGCGCCGCGTTCGTGTTCATCGCCTGCGCGACCGCCGGGGACAAGCTGAGCTCGCGCCGCGCCGCGCTCCTCGTCGCCGTGGCGAGCACGGTGGCCGCCGCCGCGGCCACCTGGACGCTGGAGTTCTGGTTCCAGGTGCCCGACGGCCCGCCGTGGTGGCTGGCGCTGATGGTGAGCCTGCCGCTGTACATCGGCATGGCCCGCCGCGAGCGGGTCAACGCCCGCGCCGCGTCGCTGCTGGCCGCCGAGCAGACCCGGCGCGCCATCGCCTCCGAAACGCGGGAAGCCGCCCTGGAGGAGCGCAGCCGGATCGCCCGGGAGATCCACGA includes:
- a CDS encoding DUF1453 domain-containing protein, coding for MSGPIEIILIVALIGYVLVRRFTGEPVEGKRMLLVPAVIAVVGAVNLREVPHSPAAIGMLVATAVISVVLGVLRGFSVRIYERDGHAMMRYTWVTAVLWVVNIAVKLGSGLLAGAVGLHAGGGITFSLGLTVLAEGVAILAKGVRGTGRIPWSRGRGDAAPTPSPMLDSMQRKARDAGDLRGMRSFAPVLDGLRDAAADRRNAHPGARR
- a CDS encoding TetR/AcrR family transcriptional regulator, which translates into the protein MTTDFSASPGEPPLRADARRNRDQIIGAAKSLFTSDGPEVPMEEIARSAGVGVGTLYRRFPDRESLIRAVARDNFANTLAQAEAAAVEEPTGWDSLVRLLKSSDELQLSVHLGMSSPRAWEIVKGDEITQRLRNSLLATLDSVVATAQAEGSLRADVGAGDIAAIFAMLLRRPGPDHPDSQRLAERALQVMLDGLRTPGRPGAGLPGEPISVSEIPLLKRDKRPARDG
- a CDS encoding sensor histidine kinase, translating into MTTTSPGQRALRATDQLLRPLVVVFLAALLVVQLREAPPAHFTGLVWVTSAVTVVAACAAAVPWRGGPEWARVALVAVYALAGAMVFALAPRTVGAAFVFIACATAGDKLSSRRAALLVAVASTVAAAAATWTLEFWFQVPDGPPWWLALMVSLPLYIGMARRERVNARAASLLAAEQTRRAIASETREAALEERSRIAREIHDVLGHSLSGVAVQLDMADALHVGGRSDEANEAVRRARALAVTGLGETKRAVHALREGALPLADTLTRLAQDGAAELAVRGDAEDVPVEIGQAVIRTAQEALTNARRHAPGSRVELLLECTADSVRFTATDGGATGQAPDGDQGSGMGLVGMRERAELLGGTLRAGPRTPPETGWTVRMELPR